The DNA segment GTAACATCAATGTTACatgattaagttttttttatttttttctattaataatcaaagttaaaaatatttgacttggcactatgctaaaaatgtttttattttaggacgatGGAAGTAGTGGCTAAGGGTATctgtttaaatttaaaatatagtgtctatacatgttttttttgtgtaaatttgaatttggagtgtattggttgagtttttttttctttttttctgttggGACAGGGGCAAAGTGATGGGAGCAATGAGCTCGCCGGATTTCAGCCGGGGGCGCAGGTGACGACGGAGCGGCTGATCAAGGACCTGCCCAACTACGACGCCGTCTTCCACATCGGCGACCTCTCCTACGCCAATGGCTTCCTGGCGCAGTGGGACCAGTTCACGGCGCAGATCTCGCCGGTCGCCTCCCGGGTGCCCTACATGGTGGCGAGCGGCAACCACGAGCGCACGTCCCGGGACACCGGCGGCTtctacggcggcgacgactcGCACGGCGAGTGCGGCGTCCCCGCGGAGACCTACTtccgcgcgccggcggcggcgaaccgcGGCAAGCCCTGGTACGCCGCCGACCACGGCATGTTCCGCTTCTGCGTCGGCGACACGGAGCACGACTGGCGCCCCGGCACGGCGCAGCACGCGTTCCTGGACGGTTGCttcgcggcggcggaccggaagCACCAGCCGTGGCTGGTGTTCGCCGCGCACCGCCCGCTCGGCTACTCGTCGAACGAGTACTACGCCAGGGAGGGCTCCTTCTCGGAGCCCATGGGGCGGACGCTGCAGCCGCTGTGGCAGAAGCACCGCGTCGACCTCGCCGTCTACGGCCACGTCCACAACTACGAGCGGACGTGCCCGGTCTACGAGAACAcctgcacggcggcgccggcggcggcggggggcggcgggaacgggagctcgccggcggcggcgtacacCGGCGCGCTGGGCGGCACGATCCACGTCGTGGCCGGCACGGGCGGCGCCAGGCTGAGGGGgtacgccggcggcgagtggccgcagtggagcgcggcgaggagcgaGAGCTACGGGTACGTGAAGCTCACGGCGCGCGACCACTCGCGGCTGGAGCTCGAGTTCATccgcagcgacgacggcgaggtgctCGACGCGTTCTCCATCACCAGGGGCTACAAGGACGTGCTCGCCTGCGCCGTCGACGCCTGCGACCCCCACACCTTGGCCAACTAACTAATCGTCGCCTCACcaaattcaaattaaaaatttgaatttcacaTGAACATGGAGTAGATCAGTAGGAAAACTGTTCATATTATAATGAATTAGCTGACTGAGTTGTGAATTCTACGAGGTAATTAAGGATTTAattgtttgattatatatatatatatatatatatatatatatatatatatatatatctaaatattttaattatagtTCACTGGGTTGTGAATTCCTCTTGCCCCGATCCAACCAAAACCAGTACGAGTCGAGGCGAGGAGGGGTTCGGAGATTTATTCGCCGAACCCCCTTGAGGGCCATGAACCGTCCGATCCACATTGTGCGGTGCGGATCAAGCCCGGAGAGGTGGGGATCTGCTTCGTTTgcattcaaatttgaaaataacttGTTTAATTTTCAGACGAGGAGGAGTAATTAAGGATTTAAAACACATAATTTTGAAACATTTCTTTATTTGACTTAATTTCGAAATATTTCGCAATTCAATTTACACACGATTGACAAGTCAAGATTACAGACGAGGCCCGCAAGCACCACCAAGCAGCAATAGTGCACACGTCGCCGGCAGAATCACCGGAGCTGGATCACGTCGCCGGTGGGATGGTCGGCGGGCAGCTGTCGGCGACGCAGGCGAGCACGTCGCGGTACTCCCGGTGGACGGTGAAGCTGTCGtgcacctcgccgtcgctggACCGCCTGTACTCGTAGAGCAGCGACGTGTAGTTGAACGCCGTGAGCTTGACGAAGCCGTAGTCCATCTCCCTGTACACGCTCCACGGCGGCGCCTCGGCGGTGAAGTTGCTCAggtggctgccgccgccgccgaccaccgcgtGGATGGTGCCGCCCACCGCGCCGGAGTAGCGCGACCTCTCCGGCGACGCGCACCGCCCGTCGTAGACCGGGCACGTCCGCTCGTAGTTGTGGACGTGGCCGTAGAAGGCGAGGTCGACGCGGTGCCGCTGCCATAGCCTCTGGAGGCTCTGCCTTGCCGTCGGCTCCGCgaaggcgccgccggcgccgtagaAGAAGCCCGAGGAGTAGCCGAGGACGCGGTGCGCGATGAACACCAGCCATGGCTGCTTCTTCCGGTCCACCGTGGCGAGGCAGCTCTCGATGAACGCGTACTGCTCCGTGCCTTCCCGCCAGTCGTGCTCGCTGTCCGCCACGCAGAATCTGAACATCCCGTAGTCCGTCTTGTACCTGCCCAACAAAGTTCAGAACAAATTtcgaatattttaaattttagcaaaaaaaaataaaagattgtTTGTTCAAAATTCAGGCATTCCGGTCTACAATGGCAACCAGTGGACAGCAGGGTTCACAATTTCGGAATGAAAATTTCAGGTCGGTGGATCCCAGTAGGACGTGCAGAGTCCGCAAAACTGAACTGCTTTCTGAAACGGTTtcccttattttatttttcatgaaatcCGTTGACTACCGATgaaatttgaccaaaatttgcCAACAAAATTCAGATTTAGTTTGAACTTTTTGAACATCACCGAGCCAGTTTGTGATCTCGACCTTACTCGAAACATCcggttttcaaaaacaaaaaatgccTTTTCTGTTGGTTTTATAAACTAAGAATGTGCCTCcaactaaaatttagaaaaaaatattcaaaattcagTACAAAcgtattcaattttttttaaaaaaaatggaaattgaAATTTGAGTTGATTATATATACAGAGAGAGTCTGAGACTTACCAGTAGTTTGCCCTGTTCTCTGTGGGTGTGTAGTACATGGTCTCAGCAAGCACCCCACACTCCCCTCCAGAATCTGTCCCATTGAAGAAAGATCCACTGTTTGGCCAATCCCGTTCATGGTTTCCACTGAATCAAACCAATCGTATCAAACATGTTAGTAATTATCATAGAATTAGTTAACCGGCTTGGAGATTTAATAAACCAAAGATGTTCATCAAGAAAGACCTTGCAATCATGTAGGGGACTCGAGCAGTGATCGGCTCGACTTGCTGAGTGAACTGATCCCACTGGGAAATGTACCCGTTGGCATAGGTAATGTCACCGATGTGAAATACAATGTCGATGTTGTCAAGGTCCTTGATCAGTGTGTCGGTTGTGTTCAGTGATCCAGGCTGGTAGTTGCTGTACTCGTTGCTTCCATCCCTCTCGGCCTGCAAGTGATAAAACCATGTGAATTCAGAAGAAACATGAGGTAGTTTTGCTTCAGGACTGAGCTAAGCAGTGAACttaaaagtttaactaaatcttgtcccaaacgataaatattttttaccagagggagtaattattttTGAAGGAGAGAGTACTAAAACTATCGATACATTTTGCGCTGGTGTATATTTTACCTTTCCCATATCACCAAAAATGACAACCCTCTGCAGTGACTTTTGCCCAGGAAAAGGAGGTGCTTTGAAGGAGTAAAATTTGCCCCATACAATTTTTCCATCAGGTAGCATATGTCCAATCTTGTAATAGTATCTAGCAGGAAAAATGGCATAGTCAGAAGACCAGTATtcacaattgaaaaaaaatgttgatagAGCCATAGGAagtaatttactctttatttgGCCATAAATCAGTCAGGAATGCTGTGTGTATGAAACCTGGATCTCTCCAACCAACAGTACGGGCAGGTTCTCCTGCACAAGCAAAAACTACTGTGAGGAACACAATGTACTAACTTCAGACAATTTAAACCACATCAGGGCATCAAGATTGGACATCTAGGATTGTGTAATTTTGACATTTTTGCAAGCTCCTCACAAATTTCATGCTATTATATGCATATACAGAAGATAATGCATAAAAGGGATCTTTTATACGGTCCATACCGCATAAGCTTTCGCGATCAAAAGTGATGGTGCCAGCTGCTGTGCGCGTAGGAGGGCTCCATTTCATGCCCCATTCAACAAAGGGATATGCCTCTTTGATGTCATAACCACTAGTCCATGTGACAGTCATCTAGCAAGACAAAGCAACAAATTCTTCAGAGATTTGACGTTTTAAGCTAGGATGCATCTCATATTAGATCTGTATATCTAGATTTGCAAATGTGAGTCAGAGAGAAGAGGATGATTTGCAAATGTGAGTCAGAGAGAAGAAGATAATTCACCTCATTCCAGGATTTGCCTTGAGCTAGACGAGGGTAAACCGGAGCTTTCGGGTTTGCGAAGGCGATCTTATTTGATACTGCGATAAGCTTTGGCTGGAAATGAAATACATTAAGTCAGTTGCCATTTCTTTAGTAATAAGGACTGGATAAAATTACAATGtgaattatctaaaaaaaaaattacaatgtgATGTTTTGAACTCACATTTGAGAGACCACCAGTGAACAGTGCAAAGGAGAAGTCCTGCCTCTGATTGATCAACTGAAACTTGAGAGTGCCTTTTCCTGTCTTGCCATAATCTGAAGAATAATTTGCAAGCTGATACTGAAACCAGacatacaaaaaaaatcagtttaggAGTTCATTTGCAGAACTTTTACAAACATGATGCTATTATTCCTACAAACCTTTATTGGTGCAGAGCATATAACAGGTCCTGAGTCTGATCCAGAAGGACCGGGGCATGTGGACGCGCTGCAGGAAAGTGCAAGAGTTCATCAGATCATGGTCATTGTGATTGTAATCTACAAACTCACATCACATGGTCTCactattcaaattttgaaatccATGGCAAATATACTTGTTTCATACTTGAAATTCGAAGGAGAGAATACTCCGATCCAATCGCCGTCACTCGCATGCGGAGCTGCGAAATCAACAGTTACCCAGGCAGTATCTTCCCCCTGTATCCACAACAGTGtcagatataatttttttcatgtaaaaaaataaacaatggaAATGGGTCAAAGAAAtcctgattttctttttacgAGGAGACAAATCTTGATTCGATCACATCGAATACCAATAGGAGCAACAATAATTTAAGATAAAAACGAAATGGGATCAATCATGCAGATCGTAGTGCATCAAAACCGTACACTGACAAATGGAAAGTCGAAGCAAATACCATTTGACCCTATCAGGCGTGGGAAGCAATTCCATGTGGCCTGTGACCACACTAGCAATCTAGCACAAGCATGGGCAATACACTCAAACCCATccaccaatcaatcaatcaatcaatttcGAAGAATATCCATGGTACATTTCGCCACTAAAAACATGGCATCACTATTAAAATTGGAATTTTGaaaaaattggaacgatgtgacggaaagttggaaatttgtgtgtgtaggaaagttcgatgtgatacaaaagttagaagtttgaagaaaaatattggAATCTAAAGAGGCCCCGATCCCCAGCTTTTGTTCATGACTCATGCAGAGGCTAGTGATGTAATCatcttctccattttttttaaaaaaaaaggaaaatccaaTCTGGCGAGAGGAAGAACGATTGATATCATTAGGAGATGTTTGAGATATTGAGAAATTTGATTTCGTTCCGAActgcaacggcgacggcgattgGCTTATCTATCCAAATTTTGTACGGTTCATCGCGCAAACACGTCGTCGTCTCTCCTCGCCGCGCCAAACACAACGGCGAGCTGAGCTAAGACGAAACCGGCCGGCGAACCACCGCCGGAGCTCGGGATTCCGGCGAGCAGGGCGAAGAGACGAGTGTGTACCTACCTTGACACCGAGAAGCCGAGGCGACGCTTGCACGGAAGCCGCGGCGTCGATGCCGACCGTCGCGCGGTGGATGCCGATCAGCGACAGCGGCTGCTCGCCGATCCTGGaatacgacgacgacgacgacgacgaggagaacgcccacacgccgccgccgccgcccgccgcggcggcggcgaggagcacgaggaagaggaggagaatcCCACCCAGCGGCATCGCCATTGCCACTCGCACGCACTCTTTGGCGGTATCCCGATTGACCGAGCTCGCTCGCCGAACTAGTTTGTTGGTTTGCTCTCGTGAGAGAGGCCGGCCCCGCTCGTGTGAACGTGGcgagcggccggcgcggcggctgctgtTTTAGGGCGCCGCGTgcgacgcgacgacggcggcggcggagtgggttTTTCTAGGGGACGCGTGATGATGTGATCATCTCGTCCGAATATTCGGGGGGTACTACGCATGATCAGTTGCGAGTCAACCGATCGGATGGGTTTGAGTTCACATGCGCGGGGACAGATTGATAAGTTTTGGGGCCGGGAGTTGACTCGACGCGCGGTATTGTTTGACCGGTCACTATTTTTATTCGCATTACTTGTGATGAAGGATTTTTACACTTTCATTTGATTAGTTTGAATTTCGTCTGATCTGATCCTCTAAAATTTGAAGTAAATCGCTCGACTgggggtgtgtttaattcacgccaaaatttaaagtttgattgaaattggaatgatgtgacggaaaagttggaagtttgtgtgtgtataaaatttttgatgtgatggaaaagttagaagtttgaaaagaaaacgttgggaactaaaccaggcctggCTTGTGTGGTGTCGCTAAAGCTACGTTTCAGATGAGTGGTTACAGTAGTGCATGTTTTTAAAACTGTTAAACGATACACCTTCCGTTCGAGAATAAGTGTAACGCtgtagttcaaatttgaatcatacggctgcacttattttgagatggaggaatatgtcttttaaatttaaaaaaatataggaaactTGTTTAAATAGTTCATAgtaattatttttcaagtttaaaatatcATGTGCTAATTGTTTATCTCGTTTTGAATATCTTCTCATTTCTTTTTCCTCAAACACTGCTAGGCTCGGTTTGATACAACGGAATGGATGGCTTTTCCTTGGTACGTACGAACAGTTATTACCCAACgattaattgaatattaattaataaattaaacataatttaataaaaaattacgtacaaaagtttttttaaaaatataacttaATGGTTTGGATAATGCACTTACGAAATACGGGGTAGTAGCCAACTGAGAAGCTAATGCAAACTCAGCCTAACTATacactactctctccatttaacattataagttattttaactttttctaatcaatttttttaaagtttgaccaaatttatacaAAGTTATAGCAACAAAGACAAAAATATTATCacaatatattaaatgttaaattcaataaaactaatttaaatttgatgttataaaTGTAGCTAAATGTTTCTAGTGATACTATCAAACTCAAAAAAAGTTTGAGTAGAAAAGTTAAAGCTACTTGAAATATGTAATGGAGCGAGTATACCTAATTAGGTATGCGCAATGTTGCTACCGTGTAGTGTGGTCGAGTACTTCACTCGTTTCAAaacaaacgtttgaccgttcattttatttaaaaaaattttatgattacttttttattattagatggtaaaacataaatagtattttatgtgtgactattttttttaatttttttaaataaaataaacggtTAAATGTTAAACACGGATACTTACGACatcacttattttgagacggaggcaGTAGCTTTGCCGTGCGTTGCAGAGAACGCAGAGAGCGGCACGAACGGAGGGCGCACGGCAAAAGCTGGATTAAAGGACGCGCACGCTCACGTACGTACCTGCGCGCcgaggagcgacggcgacgcccgcACGGCGGCGGACGCGTCGAGCGCGACGCGCGCGCGGTGGATGGCCACCCGCGACAGcggctgcacgccgccgccgtgccccacggcggcgatggccgcgacgacgacgagcagccACGCCAGCcaggctgcgccgccgccgccgcctcctcctcctcctcccatatATACCACAGTCGCTGCTAGTGCTAGGTGCCCACCAAGTTCTTTTGCTTAATTTGCTCGCTCTGGAGCAAGGGCATTTTATAGTCATCCCCCGCACGCGATTTTTCTCCCTTACAACTTACACGAAtcatagggtctgtttggtaaagctccaactcttaaatttaactctaaaagttaagtctggagtggagttgtgaagCTATTTAAACCTAGATCCACCTCtcgttcattttgtgagagagctccactcaGCTCCGCACtaattttaggtggagctgaaactgtttggctgagctccagcttgAGAAGAGGTGGAACTGAAgttagagctgtgccaaacaggcttTCAGCGCGTATCCATAATCTCAGCATGCATTCGACGGCCAAAATAAATCGATAGGTTCAATTTCCTCCTAAATTTTGCGTGTGTATATGATTTTGCGTTAGTCTtggggaaagaaaagagagttaTGAAGTTTAGAGTTTTAGATTAATTAGCCGgttcatatatgatatatccgCTGATCCCATGTCACGTACTCGTTAGAATTTAGATTATTTGCGTATTGGTCGGTGTCGCGGACTAATTGCGAGTTATGCTTCGGATATGCCATGATTCGTGTCACTGCCTATGTTATCTGTATAGTTTGGTGTAATAATTTATAGGGAAGGAAGGAATTTCATCCAAGGCAGTTTCTCCGAGGGTATTGACTTGCAACAGACTAGCTatatactaccttcgtcccaaaatatttgacgtcgttgacttttttaaaaatgtttgaccgtctgtcttattcaaaaaatttaagtaattgttaattctttttctatcatttgatttattgttaaatatacttttatgtacacatatagttttgcacatatcacaaaagtttttgaataaaacgaatggtcaaacatgtttaaaaaagtcaacggtgtcaaacatttagggaaggagggagtatattcatCCCTAAACATCAAAGGCTCTAATCACTTCTACAACACGTTATGTGAAGACATACCCTTAACCAAGTGTGTCCCTTTAGCTTAATTTGCAGCTAATTCAACCTCATGCATGGTCATTCACCATCTCTTGAATTGTCAACGTAACATTGATCCGCCTCGGCTAGTATTCATGTGCCTACTCccccgttttatattataactcgtttcgattttttttctaatcaaacttctttaagtttgatcatgtttaaagaaaaatatagaaacattttataaaactaaacagacatattatcaaaatatatttaatgttgcATCTAATAAACCTAATTTATTGTTGTACATgttgctaatattttttttataaatttggtcgaacctaaataagtttgactaaaacagtcaaaatgttttataatataaaatggaggtagtatcactttttctaattttatagccGTGTATAACCTTGTAGTAATTAGTTGTGATTTCTTTGAAGTGAAGATCAGAAATGAATTTCATTAACAAAAAAGAATAGACTCAGTTTGTCAAGCTGCCACCGACATGAGCCTGGTTGTGAAGGCCGGACTCTATCTTCCGAGCCCATCACAGCCCAGAAAGCCCATATCAGCACAGGACCGGCCCATGTCGGACTCCCTTTGCCCTTAGGTCTTCGGACTCCACCTCtgctgcggcggtggcagcgaggcgaatccggcgacggcgcgaaTTCCGGCGAGGTATTCGCCGCGTTGCCATGGGGAAGACGCTGGATCCGAAGCGTCTCATGTCTGCGCGACAGGAGCGgcatcgccgtcggcggcgacggcaactcCGACCCCGCAGTAGCCCTCCCTCTCctaccttcttcttcttcagcaaTTGTGTTTGATAGCCACGATTgcttttttggggaaaaaaagagcATCTCGCTTGCAAGAAATTCAAGAAGGGGCAATGGGACATTATGATCTGTGGAATTTAGGAACAAAATAGTGtagaattgtttttttcttttgggaggTAAAAGGTAGCAATGCTCGGTTGAATTTGATTTGTAGGAAGTAATGAAACAAATTGGAGTGAATACCCGCTCTTTTCACAAAAAGCTGGACAACTGAACCAAATTGAATTGTTCGTGTTCATTCATGTGCTTTGATCTGATGTTTTCCCCTGTTGATTGATGTCTGCATATAACCACGCAAATGATGTGTTTGTTCAATTGCTTCACTGGCTAAAAGGAAGGGCTCATTCTGTCACCACGTTGCAGATTCTGAAGGCGCCAAAAGAACAAGATATTCAGTGCCTAGCCTTCCAGAGGTATGGTACCTAATGCTGAtaagaaatacttatattagaAGCAAAGTGGGTCACTATGATTCTATGACTGCTCTAAGTAGTCTCTAACTACACACTGGTGGTCATATGgtggctagatcaaaaggattgagatcctctaccTTGAGACTGCGCGTAGCGCAGATGGTATGGTGCAGCCGTTGTGCTCTCCGCGACCCGCGTTCGACTCTGGCCGGACGCGCTCACCCTCTTTCTTAATAAATCTGACATTGGGTCCTTCCCGGTGTccagcgtttttttttttcctctaccTTCAAACTCAAAGGTACCATGTCTTTGTCACAGACAGATGGGTCCATGGTTCATTGGGCCTACATGTTAGTGAGCCTGATCCAGATTTATGAACAGATATTTAGAGCTGCAATCTTCTACAATTCTGCATGAGGGCACCTTTTCTCTGTTCTAGCTGTTGCACCTTTATCACTCAAGCAGAAAATTGTTTGTGATGGCGTCACCTTAATAATCTTGTTAAGGCAGTTCACTTTCTAAAGGTTCTTCCTCACTTATCAGCGGGTTCCTGTACTTCTTTTATGTGATTACTCTGGTCTCGACCAGTTTCCTGATGATCAATGTTTATGTTTACCAGAACCCCCAATGTGCGATTTGTCCTTAAGatacatgtttatttttttcttcattacCTTTGACTAATTTATAGGATGATATTGTAGGGAAAAAAGCATCATTTCATACATAACATTGTTGACTACCGCTGCATACTTCAAGCAAGAATAGGTTTCATACTATGTGATCATAATTAGTCACTGGCTACAATCTGCTTTATCTTTTTCCCGATAGCCACTAAGAAAACTTTGaaagggaaaaggagaaaaatgaaaatgtgCCGTTCAGTTTGCGTACCACAAATCCCAAAGAGCTATTCCTTATAAGCTACTAATAGTACTGCTTTCCCTTCCAATTGAACCTTCacaattcttttaaaaaaacttttatccTTGCTTGTGCTTGTAGGAAATCTGGTGCCATATACACTCCCTAATGTCATTCAAAGATGCTGCTCGTGCAGCATGCGTGTCTCGTGCTTTTCATCATTCCTGGCGATGCCATCCCAATCTTATATGTTGTATTGGAATACTGGGCTCGGATTTCATCAACAAATTTGACCGCATTATGAAAAATCACTCAGGAATTGGCATCAAGTCGGTAAAGTTTCAATATAATAGTTTTTACAATACTAGAAGGAGCACTAGCATCAGCCATCATTTCGATAGTTGGCATCAGATTGCTATTACACCGTGGATCGAAGAACTCACCATTAGCCTATCTCTATCTTCATTCAATATGGAGTACAGCTTCCCATGCTCACTTCTAGCTGATGGGAGAGCAAGCTCAATGCGGCATCTTTATCTTGGCAATTGTGGCTTCCATCCCACAATCAACCTTGACTTGAGAAACCTGACAAGGCTGCATCTGATTAATGTACATATTACAGGAGATGAGTTAGGGTGCCTTCTCTCAAATTCTCATTGTTTGGAGCAGTTAGAACTTATGTATTGCAATGGAATAATTTGTCTGAAGATACCTTCCCTGTTGCAGTGCCTCAGCCACCTAGAAGTGTTTGATTGCAGAATTCTTCAAGTAGTTGAGAATAAGGCTCCAAATCTTTGCAGTTTTGACTTTGGAGGTAGGCAGGCACAACTCTTGCTTGGCGAATCGTTGCGAATGAAGAGACTATCCTTGCACTACCCCGATGCTATGTATTATGCTCATGCAAAGCTTCCATCCAATGCGCCAAATCTTGAAACTCTCACCCTCGAATGCTCGACTGACAAGGTACTCAAAAAACATAAATGATCATAGACTTGTGATGTCCATATAACAATATTCATGCCTTCAGCCTGATGATCTTTATGCTTTTTATGCAGATGGTTGATACACCAATATTGCCTAGCAAATTCCTCCATCTCAAGTGCTTGACCATTGATCATACCATTATCTCATCTTCCCCAGCTTATAATTATCTTTACCTGGTTTATTTTCTCGACGCTTGCCCTTCCTTGGAGACTTTCCTTTTGGGTGTAAGTCAATTTTAATCCTGCAAACTTATGATTAAGTGACTAGCCcatcaaatgaaaaagtttattATTGGTTTTCCTGTCCAGATATCGCAGACCCACATGGAGCATGACTCGATTATTGGAGATTCCTCACATATGAGGCAAATGCCAGGACACCGTCATGACAACCTCCGGAGTGTGGAGATCACCGGTTTCTACTCTGCAAAGAGCTTGATCGAGCTAACATGTTATATTCTTGACAATACAGTTGCACTCAAGTACCTTACACTGGATACAACTCGTGGTTTTTTCAGCTGTTCTACAGGTGAACACGACAGATGCTTTCCTATGGACAAAATCATGATAACGGAAGCCAACAGGGCAGTCCTGGCTATCCAAACATACATCGAGCGAAAAGTTCCTTCCACGGTCAAGCTAAATGTTGTGAAGCCTTGCAGCCGTTGCCATGCTGTTGAATCATatttgtaattattatttttcttcaactTAATTTTCTTGGTAATTCGGTGATTTTAAAGTGTCCGGTGCTTTCTCTCTTGAACTACTGCATTAGAACTGTCCAATAgataattatatagttttgcTTTTATCATCAAATCTTGAACAGGATAATACAATTACTATAACTTTTGCTTGTGAAATTTTAACCATGGTGCATCAGATGTATTGCAAGTTCCCTTATATTAACAGAAAGAAGGGAGAATATTTGTTCTAAAGTGTCaggttaacaaaaaaaaaaaggtgtaacCAAAACTGACGCGCGGAGAATATTTGCAAGTTTCCGTTTTATCATTAGAAAATATGAACGACCAAGattcaaataaaatgaaaagaatgttttttttttttggaatacatAAGAAGCACATTTTGTATCAAGGAGAAGTAAAAGTTATTTACAGGGATAATACAAAAGGGGGGAAGGGGACATGATAAAGGAAGGAAAACCAAAGAAACTACTCCCCCGTACcttaatataagaaattttgacattttgtttgtattgtttgaccacgtgttttatttaaaaaaaattgtgtaaatataaaaaacaaaaagttgtgcttaaaatactttggataataaagcaagtcacaaaaaaataattccaaatttttttgaataagacaaaggTAAAACAATAtaagtaaaatgtcaaaatttcttatattaagGGACGGTGAGAGTAAAGAGTAAGATCTAATCTCGCAATGACTGGTGCGACCAAACATTCCCATCCGACAAACGAAGTGTCAGAATCGCCATCTTTGCTAGGAAAATGAGAAGAAACTTAACAGGACTGGATAAGATGCAGCGGCCGTACGTGTTTCTccgtaagtcaaaaaaa comes from the Oryza glaberrima chromosome 9, OglaRS2, whole genome shotgun sequence genome and includes:
- the LOC127785042 gene encoding probable inactive purple acid phosphatase 27, with the protein product MGAARGVLQAALLLAAAFLLVSPAAAAAVNSTSATLDNIQPLSTLNMAAARVAMDAGSAIRASPELLGTNGEDSAWVTVNFTTPAPTDGHWIALFSPADFDLIMSSSRINAAGEDEAPAGLPVAPIKYKFANISPSFMSSGSGDTSFLLINQRYDYAFGLFSGGKDNPKLVAVSNKISFANPKAPVFPRLSQGKGWNEMAVTWTSGYNVDEAYPFVEWRMNGKENARARRSPADTLTFTRNHLCGKPANAEGYRDPGFIHTAFLKNLWPNREYSYQMGHELLDGTIVWGKSSTFRASPSPGQASLQRIVVFGDMGLGQSDGSNELAGFQPGAQVTTERLIKDLPNYDAVFHIGDLSYANGFLAQWDQFTAQISPVASRVPYMVASGNHERTSRDTGGFYGGDDSHGECGVPAETYFRAPAAANRGKPWYAADHGMFRFCVGDTEHDWRPGTAQHAFLDGCFAAADRKHQPWLVFAAHRPLGYSSNEYYAREGSFSEPMGRTLQPLWQKHRVDLAVYGHVHNYERTCPVYENTCTAAPAAAGGGGNGSSPAAAYTGALGGTIHVVAGTGGARLRGYAGGEWPQWSAARSESYGYVKLTARDHSRLELEFIRSDDGEVLDAFSITRGYKDVLACAVDACDPHTLAN
- the LOC127783594 gene encoding nucleotide pyrophosphatase/phosphodiesterase-like, coding for MAMPLGGILLLFLVLLAAAAAGGGGGVWAFSSSSSSSSYSRIGEQPLSLIGIHRATVGIDAAASVQASPRLLGVKGEDTAWVTVDFAAPHASDGDWIGVFSPSNFNASTCPGPSGSDSGPVICSAPIKYQLANYSSDYGKTGKGTLKFQLINQRQDFSFALFTGGLSNPKLIAVSNKIAFANPKAPVYPRLAQGKSWNEMTVTWTSGYDIKEAYPFVEWGMKWSPPTRTAAGTITFDRESLCGEPARTVGWRDPGFIHTAFLTDLWPNKEYYYKIGHMLPDGKIVWGKFYSFKAPPFPGQKSLQRVVIFGDMGKAERDGSNEYSNYQPGSLNTTDTLIKDLDNIDIVFHIGDITYANGYISQWDQFTQQVEPITARVPYMIASGNHERDWPNSGSFFNGTDSGGECGVLAETMYYTPTENRANYWYKTDYGMFRFCVADSEHDWREGTEQYAFIESCLATVDRKKQPWLVFIAHRVLGYSSGFFYGAGGAFAEPTARQSLQRLWQRHRVDLAFYGHVHNYERTCPVYDGRCASPERSRYSGAVGGTIHAVVGGGGSHLSNFTAEAPPWSVYREMDYGFVKLTAFNYTSLLYEYRRSSDGEVHDSFTVHREYRDVLACVADSCPPTIPPAT
- the LOC127785047 gene encoding uncharacterized protein LOC127785047, with protein sequence MGKTLDPKRLMSARQERHRRRRRRQLRPRNSEGAKRTRYSVPSLPEEIWCHIHSLMSFKDAARAACVSRAFHHSWRCHPNLICCIGILGSDFINKFDRIMKNHSGIGIKSVKFQYNSFYNTRRSTSISHHFDSWHQIAITPWIEELTISLSLSSFNMEYSFPCSLLADGRASSMRHLYLGNCGFHPTINLDLRNLTRLHLINVHITGDELGCLLSNSHCLEQLELMYCNGIICLKIPSLLQCLSHLEVFDCRILQVVENKAPNLCSFDFGGRQAQLLLGESLRMKRLSLHYPDAMYYAHAKLPSNAPNLETLTLECSTDKMVDTPILPSKFLHLKCLTIDHTIISSSPAYNYLYLVYFLDACPSLETFLLGISQTHMEHDSIIGDSSHMRQMPGHRHDNLRSVEITGFYSAKSLIELTCYILDNTVALKYLTLDTTRGFFSCSTGEHDRCFPMDKIMITEANRAVLAIQTYIERKVPSTVKLNVVKPCSRCHAVESYL